A window of Fibrobacter sp. UBA4297 contains these coding sequences:
- a CDS encoding type III pantothenate kinase: MKKNLKNALSFVVDVGNTHTVLGIYKGDKVVDHWRLTTRKETTSDEVMNRVGGLIHLSKIKLESVTHVGLSTVVPSLERPWVKALQTLLKRPVQVVSSTNCLSCPIAYPNPSTLGADRLCNIIALKERGLTDAIVIDMGTATTFDVMKDGGFAGGIIIPGISASLDVLTQKAARLLPVSIEWPKRLIANNTDDAIRAGLLFGFMAELETLVAKIKQEMGKKDVPVFATGGWGRTIASHTKIIDTYDPYLTLDGIRLVALHGDSAAEVIDKDAEE, from the coding sequence ATGAAAAAGAATTTAAAGAATGCGTTGTCGTTTGTGGTCGATGTGGGCAATACGCACACAGTCCTTGGAATATATAAGGGCGACAAAGTTGTAGATCACTGGAGACTCACCACTCGCAAGGAAACAACTTCTGATGAAGTGATGAACCGCGTGGGTGGCCTCATTCATCTTTCTAAGATTAAACTTGAATCCGTAACGCATGTCGGGCTTTCTACCGTGGTGCCATCTCTTGAACGCCCATGGGTCAAAGCATTGCAAACACTCCTCAAACGCCCTGTACAGGTGGTCAGTTCGACCAACTGCCTCAGTTGCCCAATTGCATACCCAAATCCGAGCACGCTTGGTGCAGATAGACTCTGCAATATCATTGCACTCAAAGAACGCGGCTTGACAGATGCTATTGTCATCGATATGGGAACGGCGACCACTTTTGATGTGATGAAGGATGGCGGATTTGCTGGAGGGATCATCATTCCTGGCATTAGCGCAAGTCTTGACGTCCTAACGCAAAAGGCAGCCCGACTCTTGCCGGTGAGCATCGAATGGCCCAAGCGCCTTATTGCTAATAATACGGACGATGCTATCCGAGCGGGGCTTTTGTTCGGCTTTATGGCGGAACTCGAAACGCTTGTTGCAAAAATTAAGCAGGAGATGGGTAAGAAGGATGTTCCAGTTTTTGCAACGGGTGGCTGGGGACGCACGATTGCAAGCCATACAAAAATAATCGATACTTACGATCCGTATTTGACACTTGATGGCATTCGTCTGGTTGCGCTTCATGGCGATTCCGCGGCGGAAGTCATTGACAAAGACGCCGAAGAATAA
- the thiE gene encoding thiamine phosphate synthase codes for MKNLDTTLYFITDSTSVPAERFLPTVEAACKGGATLIQLREKNRSTREYMELATATHEITKRYNVPLIIDDRVDVALAIDAEGVHVGQTDMPVKIARQLMGEDKIIGATTKTVPQALEAYEQGADYLGVGAIYPTTTKVVTILTSVDTLKAIVKAVPIKVNAIGGLNKDNIDVLKSSGISGICAVSAIMKAADPEKATRELKQAFFKLVNSH; via the coding sequence ATGAAAAATCTTGATACTACGCTCTATTTCATTACCGATAGCACAAGCGTGCCAGCAGAACGTTTTTTGCCTACTGTAGAAGCAGCCTGCAAAGGCGGAGCAACGCTAATCCAGCTCCGCGAAAAGAACCGCTCTACGCGAGAATACATGGAGCTTGCGACAGCGACACACGAAATAACCAAGCGTTACAATGTCCCATTGATTATTGATGACCGAGTCGATGTAGCTCTTGCAATCGATGCCGAAGGCGTACATGTTGGTCAAACTGACATGCCCGTGAAAATCGCCCGCCAGCTGATGGGTGAAGATAAAATAATCGGAGCGACGACGAAGACTGTACCTCAGGCTTTGGAGGCTTACGAACAAGGTGCGGATTATCTAGGCGTTGGTGCAATTTATCCGACGACTACTAAAGTAGTCACAATTCTCACAAGTGTCGATACGCTCAAGGCAATTGTCAAAGCCGTACCGATTAAGGTGAATGCGATTGGCGGGCTCAATAAAGACAATATCGATGTGCTCAAGAGCTCAGGAATTTCTGGCATTTGCGCGGTTTCGGCCATTATGAAGGCGGCGGACCCGGAAAAAGCAACACGAGAATTGAAGCAGGCTTTTTTTAAACTAGTCAATAGTCATTAG
- a CDS encoding type II secretion system protein, giving the protein MKPMNSKRGITLMELMVVIAIMGILSTVAMPKLFGFGEKAREKIDLMKLYDLRNAINLALIEDGDAMTHYTPVKKQDDNAKNALLTRLVNGLKSDRGATLFVIELHKTLSINVQGSHGSANNANNICEMIGYDGTFYSALKDANFEGVADIIADRIWKKESEGSETYTSIPWRDNNGLWYRTAPKKQLFQSRALNHGKINDNTRYTVSVRWSDPKNPGYSVEVYMIENGHNWNSAYLSDNGTCFSTYGRKACSKK; this is encoded by the coding sequence ATGAAACCGATGAATTCAAAGAGGGGTATTACCCTCATGGAGCTTATGGTGGTTATCGCAATTATGGGCATCCTATCCACCGTTGCTATGCCGAAACTTTTTGGTTTTGGTGAAAAGGCTCGTGAAAAAATCGACTTAATGAAACTTTACGACCTCAGAAACGCCATCAATTTGGCGCTTATTGAGGATGGCGATGCCATGACTCACTATACACCTGTTAAGAAGCAGGATGACAATGCAAAAAATGCTCTCTTGACTAGACTTGTCAATGGTCTTAAATCCGACCGTGGTGCAACGTTGTTTGTGATTGAACTACATAAAACATTGTCAATCAATGTTCAGGGAAGCCATGGTAGCGCAAACAACGCAAACAACATTTGTGAAATGATAGGATACGACGGCACGTTCTATTCGGCTCTAAAGGACGCGAACTTTGAAGGCGTTGCCGATATCATTGCCGATAGAATTTGGAAAAAAGAGAGTGAAGGATCGGAGACTTACACATCCATACCATGGAGAGATAATAATGGATTATGGTATCGAACGGCTCCTAAAAAACAGCTGTTCCAAAGCCGAGCACTCAATCACGGTAAGATAAATGACAATACTCGCTATACCGTCAGTGTTCGTTGGTCCGACCCAAAAAATCCAGGATATTCAGTGGAAGTATACATGATTGAAAACGGACATAATTGGAATTCAGCTTATCTATCCGATAACGGAACCTGTTTCTCCACTTATGGTCGAAAAGCATGTTCCAAGAAGTAA
- a CDS encoding type II secretion system protein: MNTSKKNTGFSLIEIMVVIVILGILSTVAVPKLFGVVERSRERLDLIKLWNIKKAVERNLVGHDYSVFTSISGATTGNWGDLCKEACTLDMYLKDKSGMTLFGVDVAQTTPRYRKGTANMDESYQNGFLADVLKESGFEVMARCLLGRGGTGGLRTCSQKPFESRSLNTKISEGGVAAMHNGTYSVKIKWQNVGTKKENGQNVSYPASKDVIVWIGGDWNDAGRGKYGTCFSTLGDSACKNK, encoded by the coding sequence ATGAATACATCCAAAAAAAACACAGGTTTCTCATTAATTGAGATAATGGTTGTCATCGTAATTCTAGGGATTTTATCAACAGTTGCAGTTCCAAAATTATTTGGTGTAGTTGAACGATCAAGAGAGCGGCTTGATTTGATAAAACTTTGGAATATTAAGAAAGCCGTTGAAAGAAATTTGGTTGGACATGATTACAGCGTATTCACCTCGATTTCAGGTGCAACAACCGGCAATTGGGGAGATCTTTGTAAAGAAGCCTGTACTTTAGATATGTATTTGAAGGACAAAAGCGGAATGACTTTGTTTGGTGTCGATGTAGCTCAGACAACGCCAAGATACCGAAAGGGAACTGCAAATATGGATGAATCCTACCAAAATGGTTTTCTTGCTGATGTTCTAAAAGAATCTGGTTTTGAGGTAATGGCTCGTTGCTTGCTAGGACGGGGTGGGACTGGTGGATTAAGAACTTGCTCTCAGAAACCTTTTGAATCAAGGTCTTTAAATACAAAAATATCTGAAGGTGGCGTGGCTGCAATGCACAATGGAACATATAGCGTAAAAATAAAGTGGCAGAACGTAGGAACTAAAAAAGAAAACGGACAAAATGTTTCATATCCAGCATCAAAAGATGTTATTGTCTGGATAGGCGGCGATTGGAATGATGCGGGACGCGGAAAATATGGCACTTGTTTTTCAACATTGGGTGATTCCGCTTGTAAAAACAAATAG
- the thiH gene encoding 2-iminoacetate synthase ThiH, whose protein sequence is MTTERKDNNYFFDSGNLSPAALERKHRIETDPSVRTDIMEYLPGMEVIQSDIRDKVLAAFDSYEASKYTARDVQFALQHDTCSIEDFKALLSPAAAPFLEQMAAKAKIETGRHFGNNVYLFTPLYIANYCENYCVYCGFNCYNHIKRMQLNMEQIEHEMKVIADSGMEEVLLLTGESRAKSSVEYIGEACKLARKYFKLVGVEVYPVNVDEYKYLHECGVDYVTVFQETYDRKRYEQLHLLGHKRVFPYRFDSQERALMGGMRGCGFSALLGLSDFRRDALASALHVYYLQKKYPHAEMSLSCPRLRPIVNNEKISPLDVHEKELCQVLCAYRIFLPFVGITVSSRESKEFRNGIVKIAATKISAGVSTGIGDHESKYSGHDDGEGGDEQFEINDGRSIDKMYADMSSEGMQPVLNDYLYV, encoded by the coding sequence ATGACAACAGAACGCAAAGACAACAATTACTTTTTTGATTCTGGGAATCTCTCGCCGGCGGCTCTAGAACGCAAGCACAGAATCGAAACGGATCCGTCTGTCCGCACGGACATTATGGAATACCTGCCGGGAATGGAAGTGATTCAATCCGACATCCGCGACAAGGTTCTTGCGGCATTTGATAGCTACGAAGCATCCAAATATACGGCACGAGATGTGCAGTTTGCATTGCAGCACGACACCTGTTCTATCGAAGATTTCAAGGCTTTGCTTTCACCGGCTGCGGCTCCGTTCCTTGAGCAGATGGCCGCCAAGGCAAAGATTGAGACGGGTCGCCATTTCGGCAACAACGTCTATCTCTTTACGCCGCTCTACATCGCGAACTACTGTGAAAACTACTGCGTCTATTGCGGATTCAACTGCTACAACCACATCAAGCGTATGCAGCTGAACATGGAACAAATCGAGCACGAGATGAAGGTCATCGCCGATAGCGGCATGGAAGAAGTCTTGTTGCTCACCGGCGAAAGCCGCGCCAAAAGCAGTGTCGAATACATCGGTGAAGCTTGTAAGCTTGCCCGTAAGTACTTCAAGCTCGTAGGCGTTGAAGTTTACCCGGTGAATGTCGATGAATACAAGTATTTGCACGAATGCGGCGTCGATTACGTGACTGTGTTCCAGGAAACGTACGACCGCAAGCGTTACGAACAGCTTCACTTACTCGGCCACAAGCGCGTATTCCCGTACCGCTTCGATTCTCAGGAACGCGCCCTCATGGGAGGCATGCGTGGTTGCGGATTCTCTGCACTTCTCGGACTTTCGGATTTCCGCCGTGACGCTCTCGCAAGCGCTCTGCATGTTTACTACTTGCAAAAGAAGTATCCGCATGCCGAAATGAGCCTTAGCTGCCCGCGTCTCCGTCCGATTGTGAACAACGAAAAAATCAGCCCGCTCGATGTTCACGAAAAGGAACTCTGCCAGGTGCTCTGCGCCTACCGCATTTTCCTTCCGTTTGTGGGGATTACAGTCTCTAGCCGCGAAAGCAAGGAATTCCGCAATGGCATCGTAAAAATCGCCGCCACGAAGATTTCTGCAGGCGTTTCGACCGGCATTGGCGACCACGAAAGCAAATACAGCGGTCATGATGACGGGGAAGGCGGCGACGAACAGTTCGAAATCAATGACGGTCGCAGCATCGACAAGATGTACGCCGACATGAGTAGCGAAGGCATGCAGCCCGTGCTGAACGATTACCTGTATGTGTAA
- a CDS encoding thiazole synthase codes for MNSDKLVIGGHEFDSRFILGSGKYSLKLIEAAVKDAGAQIVTLAVRRANTKEHENILDYIPKNVTLLPNTSGARNAEEAVRIARLSRELGCGDFVKIEIMRDTKYLLPDNAETIKATETLAKEGFVVMPYMYPDLNVARDLVNAGAAAVMPLASPIGSNKGLCTKDFIQILIDEIELPIIVDAGIGKPSEACAAMEMGAAAIMANTALATAGDLQQMASAFKLAIEAGRKAYLAGLGRVLSRGASASDPLTGFLRD; via the coding sequence TGGCGGTCATGAATTTGATTCTCGTTTTATTCTTGGTTCTGGAAAGTATTCCCTCAAGCTCATTGAAGCTGCGGTCAAGGATGCAGGCGCTCAAATTGTAACGCTTGCCGTTCGCCGTGCAAACACGAAGGAACACGAAAACATCCTCGATTACATTCCGAAAAACGTTACGCTTTTGCCGAATACGTCGGGCGCTCGCAATGCCGAAGAAGCAGTCCGCATCGCAAGGCTTTCCCGTGAACTTGGTTGCGGCGACTTCGTGAAAATCGAAATCATGCGCGATACCAAGTACTTGCTCCCGGACAATGCCGAAACCATCAAAGCGACCGAAACACTTGCGAAGGAAGGCTTTGTGGTGATGCCGTACATGTACCCGGATTTGAACGTGGCACGCGATCTCGTGAACGCCGGTGCAGCCGCCGTGATGCCGCTTGCATCGCCGATTGGATCGAACAAGGGCCTTTGCACAAAAGACTTTATCCAGATTTTGATTGACGAAATCGAACTCCCGATTATCGTGGATGCTGGCATCGGTAAACCGTCCGAAGCTTGTGCTGCCATGGAAATGGGTGCTGCCGCTATTATGGCAAACACCGCTCTTGCAACGGCTGGCGACCTCCAGCAAATGGCATCGGCGTTCAAGCTTGCTATCGAAGCTGGCCGCAAGGCTTACCTCGCCGGGCTTGGCCGCGTACTTTCCCGTGGAGCATCCGCATCCGATCCGCTCACAGGTTTTTTGAGGGACTGA